From Onychomys torridus unplaced genomic scaffold, mOncTor1.1, whole genome shotgun sequence, a single genomic window includes:
- the Abhd8 gene encoding protein ABHD8: MTSGHTMLTGVTDGFFCCLLGTPPNAVRPLESVESSDGYTFVEVKPGRVLRVKHAGPAPIPTPPPPPPPEDDPGVKTGLVRCQRRITVYRNGRLVVENLGRAPRADLQGRSGSGDPPAALEVELAEPAGGDARATPGSGRRRRPRRPKRTIHIDCEQRITSCKGAQADVVLFFIHGVGGSLAIWKEQLDFFVRLGYEVVAPDLAGHGASSAPQVAAAYTFYALAEDMRAIFTRYAKKRNVLIGHSYGVSFCTFLAHEYPDLVHKVIMINGGGPTALEPSLCSIFNMPTCVLHCLSPCLAWSFLKAGFARQGAKEKQLLKEGNAFSVSSFVLRAMMSGQYWPEGDEVYHAELTVPVLLVHGMHDKFVPVEEDQRMAEILLLAFLKLIEEGSHMVMLECPETVNTLLHEFLLWEPEPEAEPKPEPQPPQPETAPGEEK, from the exons ATGACCTCAG GACACACCATGCTGACCGGAGTGACAGATGGTTTCTTCTGCTGCCTGCTGGGGACGCCCCCCAACGCTGTGCGGCCACTGGAGAGCGTCGAGTCCAGTGACGGCTATACGTTTGTGGAAGTCAAGCCTGGCCGGGTGCTGCGGGTGAAGCATGCCGGCCCCGCGCCGATCCCCACGCCACCACCGCCTCCGCCTCCCGAAGACGATCCTGGGGTCAAGACTGGCCTTGTGCGCTGCCAGCGCCGCATCACGGTGTACCGTAATGGGAGGCTGGTGGTGGAGAACCTAGGCCGCGCACCACGCGCCGACCTGCAAGGCCGCAGTGGCTCTGGGGACCCGCCTGCGGCGCTCGAGGTGGAGCTGGCGGAGCCTGCTGGGGGCGACGCCCGGGCCACCCCAGGCAGTGGGCGGCGACGGCGCCCCCGGCGTCCCAAGAGGACGATCCACATCGACTGCGAGCAGCGCATCACCAGCTGCAAGGGTGCGCAGGCTGACGTGGTGCTGTTCTTCATCCACGGTGTGGGCGGCTCACTCGCCATCTGGAAGGAGCAGCTGGACTTCTTTGTGCGACTTGGCTATGAGGTGGTGGCACCTGACCTGGCGGGCCACGGAGCCAGTTCTGCCCCGCAGGTGGCAGCTGCCTACACCTTTTAtgcacttgcagaggacatgCGGGCCATCTTCACGCGCTACGCCAAGAAACGCAACGTGCTCATTGGCCACTCTTATGG GGTCTCCTTCTGTACTTTCCTGGCCCACGAGTACCCAGATCTTGTACACAAAGTGATCATGATTAACGGTGGAGGCCCCACGGCGCTGGAGCCCAGCCTCTGCTCCATCTTCAACATGCCCACGTGCGTCCTGCACTGCCTGtcgccctgcctggcctggagttTCCTCAA GGCCGGCTTTGCCCGCCAAGGGGCTAAAGAGAAGCAGCTGCTGAAGGAGGGTAACGCGTTCAGTGTGTCCTCCTTCGTGCTGCGGGCCATGATGAGCGGCCAGTACTGGCCTGAGGGCGACGAGGTCTACCATGCAGAACTGACGGTGCCGGTGCTGCTGGTGCACGGCATGCATGACAAGTTCGTGCCGGTGGAGGAGGACCAACGCATGGCTGAG ATCCTACTGCTGGCCTTTCTCAAGCTCATCGAGGAAGGCAGTCACATGGTGATGCTGGAGTGTCCCGAGACGGTCAACACGCTGCTCCACGAGTTCCTGCTGTGGGAGCCGGAGCCCGAAGCCGAACCAAAGCCCGAGCCGCAGCCGCCGCAGCCAGAGACGGCTCCAGGGGAGGAGAAGTGA
- the Mrpl34 gene encoding 39S ribosomal protein L34, mitochondrial — MRRRGTTAPGVPRGNTWNYISQKALSRSRWSRNWRRQEHSDPPLDMAFLVRSYGSPACRSVAQLGDRWLQPRVWMGLLDAWGFPSLQQARGRTRGNEYQPSNIKRKHKHGWIRRLSTPAGVQVILRRMLKGRKSLSH, encoded by the exons ATGCGCAGGCGTGGAACTACAGCTCCCGGAGTGCCTCGCGGCAACACatggaactacatttcccagaaggcATTGTCGCGGAGCCGATGGTCTAGGAACTGGCGGCGGCAGGAACACAGTGACCCGCCGCTAGACATGGCTTTCCTAGTCCGGAGTTATGGGTCCCCCGCCTGCAGATCGGTGGCCCAGTTGGGTGACAG GTGGCTCCAACCCAGGGTCTGGATGGGGCTCCTGGACGCCTGGGGCTTCCCCTCCCTGCAGCAGGCCCGCGGCCGCACGCGCGGGAACGAGTACCAGCCCAGCAACATCAAGCGCAAGCACAAGCACGGCTGGATCCGCCGGCTGAGCACCCCGGCCGGCGTGCAGGTCATCCTCCGCCGCATGCTGAAGGGCCGCAAGTCCCTGAGCCACTGA
- the Dda1 gene encoding DET1- and DDB1-associated protein 1 isoform X1, whose product MTRGAVAIGVSCAAAGSGCAAATGKEAAAAVAAGAAEDADDDFLKGLPVYNKSNFSRFHADSVCKASNRRPSVYLPTREYPSEQIIVTEKTNILLRYLHQQWDKKNAAKKRDQEQVEAEGESSAPPRKVARTDSPDMPEDT is encoded by the exons ATGACGCGCGGCGCTGTCGCCATCGGCGTGAGCTGCGCGGCGGCTGGAAGTGGCTGTGCGGCCGCGACTGGGAAGGAGGctgcggcggcggtggcggccgGGGCGGCGGAGGACGCGGACGATG ACTTTCTGAAAGGCTTGCCGGTCTACAACAAGAGCAACTTCAGCAGGTTCCACGCGGACTCCGTGTGCAAGGCCTCG AACCGCCGTCCCTCAGTGTACCTGCCGACCCGAGAGTACCCGTCAGAACAAA TCATTGTGACAGAAAAGACCAACATCCTCCTGCGGTACCTGCACCAGCAATGGGACAAAAAG aaTGCCGCCAAGAAGAGAGACCAAGAGCAGGTAGAGGCGGAGGGCGAGAGCTCAGCGCCACCTCGCAAGGTGGCCAGGACTGACAGCCCCGACATGCCCGAGGACACCTAG
- the Dda1 gene encoding DET1- and DDB1-associated protein 1 isoform X3 → MADFLKGLPVYNKSNFSRFHADSVCKASNRRPSVYLPTREYPSEQIIVTEKTNILLRYLHQQWDKKNAAKKRDQEQVEAEGESSAPPRKVARTDSPDMPEDT, encoded by the exons ATG GCAGACTTTCTGAAAGGCTTGCCGGTCTACAACAAGAGCAACTTCAGCAGGTTCCACGCGGACTCCGTGTGCAAGGCCTCG AACCGCCGTCCCTCAGTGTACCTGCCGACCCGAGAGTACCCGTCAGAACAAA TCATTGTGACAGAAAAGACCAACATCCTCCTGCGGTACCTGCACCAGCAATGGGACAAAAAG aaTGCCGCCAAGAAGAGAGACCAAGAGCAGGTAGAGGCGGAGGGCGAGAGCTCAGCGCCACCTCGCAAGGTGGCCAGGACTGACAGCCCCGACATGCCCGAGGACACCTAG
- the Dda1 gene encoding DET1- and DDB1-associated protein 1 isoform X2, protein MAGVHAVPRGDFLKGLPVYNKSNFSRFHADSVCKASNRRPSVYLPTREYPSEQIIVTEKTNILLRYLHQQWDKKNAAKKRDQEQVEAEGESSAPPRKVARTDSPDMPEDT, encoded by the exons ATGGCGGGTGTGCACGCTGTACCCAGGGGAG ACTTTCTGAAAGGCTTGCCGGTCTACAACAAGAGCAACTTCAGCAGGTTCCACGCGGACTCCGTGTGCAAGGCCTCG AACCGCCGTCCCTCAGTGTACCTGCCGACCCGAGAGTACCCGTCAGAACAAA TCATTGTGACAGAAAAGACCAACATCCTCCTGCGGTACCTGCACCAGCAATGGGACAAAAAG aaTGCCGCCAAGAAGAGAGACCAAGAGCAGGTAGAGGCGGAGGGCGAGAGCTCAGCGCCACCTCGCAAGGTGGCCAGGACTGACAGCCCCGACATGCCCGAGGACACCTAG